In Armatimonadota bacterium, one genomic interval encodes:
- a CDS encoding D-alanyl-D-alanine carboxypeptidase family protein: protein MRLHRESIVVALLAAILLPLSAPAAPGEAAPGEAAPALDAAALPPPVVAASAVLMDARTGAVLYARAADIPRPPASTTKILTALVALEHLHPDDPVPISRRAAEQRSGSSIGLEVGERWPARDLLAALLLASANDAAVALAEAAAGSVEGFADLMNRRARAAGARRSHFVVPHGLYHPDHLTTARDLALITRAALRRGEVAQLVRRQTFTWLRPGLPPRVVVNRNRLLWTFPGADGVKTGWIPQSGQCLVASATREGWQLIAVVLDSADVFGDAARLLGYGFTQFHLARVAAMGTVLARAVPPGADQVVAAAAPADVELVVPRRAALRSVARIRTDLQLPIAKGVEVGTLAVYAQGRLATRVPLLAVGEVRSRPLWRQVLLWMRGLLARPSPASG from the coding sequence ATGAGGCTGCATCGGGAGAGCATCGTCGTCGCCCTGCTGGCTGCAATCCTGCTCCCGCTCTCAGCGCCGGCCGCTCCCGGGGAGGCTGCCCCTGGGGAAGCCGCACCGGCCCTGGATGCCGCCGCACTACCTCCGCCGGTTGTCGCCGCCTCTGCCGTCCTCATGGACGCACGCACAGGTGCTGTCCTCTACGCCCGGGCGGCCGACATTCCCAGGCCCCCGGCGAGCACCACGAAGATCCTCACAGCCCTGGTTGCCCTGGAGCACCTGCACCCTGATGACCCAGTGCCGATCTCCCGGCGGGCGGCAGAGCAGCGGTCCGGCTCCTCCATCGGCCTGGAGGTCGGAGAGCGGTGGCCGGCGCGCGACCTGCTGGCGGCACTGCTGCTGGCCTCGGCCAACGACGCGGCGGTGGCCCTGGCGGAAGCCGCTGCCGGCTCGGTGGAGGGCTTCGCCGACCTGATGAACCGCCGCGCCCGCGCTGCGGGGGCGCGCCGCAGCCACTTCGTCGTCCCCCACGGCCTCTACCACCCGGACCACCTGACGACGGCGCGGGACCTGGCCCTGATCACCCGCGCCGCCCTGCGCCGGGGGGAGGTCGCCCAGCTGGTGCGGCGGCAGACGTTCACCTGGCTGCGCCCGGGGCTGCCGCCGCGGGTAGTGGTGAACCGAAACCGGCTGCTGTGGACCTTCCCCGGAGCGGACGGGGTAAAGACGGGATGGATTCCCCAGTCGGGACAGTGCCTGGTGGCCTCGGCCACGCGGGAGGGCTGGCAATTGATAGCCGTGGTGCTGGACAGCGCCGACGTCTTCGGGGATGCGGCTCGCCTCCTCGGGTATGGGTTTACCCAGTTTCACCTGGCGCGGGTCGCCGCCATGGGGACCGTGCTGGCGCGGGCTGTCCCGCCCGGTGCCGACCAAGTGGTGGCCGCCGCGGCGCCGGCCGATGTGGAGCTGGTCGTCCCGCGCCGGGCGGCGCTGCGCTCGGTGGCCCGCATTCGCACCGACCTTCAGCTGCCCATCGCCAAAGGGGTGGAGGTCGGCACCCTGGCGGTTTACGCCCAGGGGCGCCTGGCTACGAGGGTCCCGCTGCTGGCCGTGGGGGAGGTGCGGTCCCGGCCGCTGTGGCGACAGGTCCTTCTCTGGATGCGCGGCCTACTGGCGCGCCCATCACCCGCCTCCGGGTGA
- a CDS encoding CoA ester lyase has protein sequence MPPLRSVLFVPGDQPQMQAKARTLPADAIVLDLEDAVAPAHKAAARLQVHRALEEGFPERLAVFVRPNAAASGLLREDLEAVLHPRASGLMLPKVAGPEEVREVDAWLGALEPQRGIAVGALRLLVIVETPRAVLEAFAIARASPRVVGLAFGADDLAAAMGLARTVAPADLRYPRAQVALAAHAAGVEAVDVVYTTVEDLGGFRREAEEARALGYTGKQVIHPRQIELANLIFSPSPQEVAWARRVIEAYEAAPRGAIMVEGRMVDAPVVRQAWRILERAREGEARG, from the coding sequence ATGCCGCCGCTGCGCTCCGTCCTCTTTGTCCCCGGCGACCAGCCGCAGATGCAGGCGAAGGCCCGCACCCTGCCCGCAGACGCCATCGTCCTGGACCTGGAGGATGCCGTGGCCCCAGCACATAAGGCGGCCGCCCGTCTTCAGGTCCACCGCGCCCTGGAGGAGGGCTTCCCCGAGCGGCTGGCCGTCTTCGTCCGCCCCAACGCCGCCGCCAGCGGCCTGCTGCGGGAGGACCTGGAGGCTGTGCTGCACCCTCGCGCCTCTGGCCTGATGTTGCCCAAGGTGGCCGGTCCGGAGGAGGTGCGGGAGGTGGACGCCTGGCTGGGGGCCCTGGAGCCTCAACGGGGCATCGCGGTGGGGGCTCTGCGGTTGCTGGTGATCGTGGAGACGCCGCGCGCGGTACTGGAGGCCTTTGCCATCGCCCGGGCCAGCCCGCGGGTGGTGGGGCTGGCCTTCGGTGCGGACGACCTGGCCGCGGCTATGGGACTGGCGCGCACGGTCGCTCCGGCCGACCTGCGGTATCCGCGGGCGCAGGTTGCCCTGGCCGCCCACGCGGCGGGCGTGGAGGCTGTCGACGTCGTCTACACGACGGTCGAGGACCTGGGGGGCTTCCGCCGGGAGGCAGAGGAGGCGCGCGCCCTGGGCTACACAGGGAAGCAGGTGATCCACCCGCGGCAGATCGAGCTGGCCAACTTGATATTCTCCCCCTCCCCGCAGGAGGTGGCCTGGGCGCGCCGGGTGATCGAGGCCTATGAGGCGGCCCCGCGCGGTGCGATCATGGTAGAGGGGCGAATGGTGGACGCGCCCGTGGTCCGCCAGGCCTGGCGCATCCTGGAGCGGGCGAGGGAGGGAGAGGCCCGCGGCTAG